From the Triticum urartu cultivar G1812 chromosome 4, Tu2.1, whole genome shotgun sequence genome, the window actccaactctatatatttgctttcggagagaagaaatcatcgcgttttacgatacggggccgccgccaagccctaaaacctctcggggggctgatctggagtccgttcggggctccggagagggggatttgtcgctgtcgtcatcatcaaccatcctccatcaccaatttcatgatgctcaccgccgtgcgtgagtaattccatcgtaggcttgctggatggtgatgggttggatgagatttatcatgtaatcgagttagttttgttagggtttgatccctagtatccattatgttctgagattgatgttgctatgactttgctatgcttaatgcttgtcactagggcccgagtgccatgatttcagatctcaacctattatgttttcatgaatatatgtgagttcttgatcctatcttgcaagtctatagtcacctactatgtgttatgatccggcaaccccgaagtgacaataatcgggaccactcccggtgatgaccatagtttgaggagttcatgtattaactatgtgctaatgctttgttccggttctctattaaaagtatgccttaatatcccttagtttccaataggaccctgctgccacgggagggtaggacaaaagatgtcatgcaagttcttctccataagcacgcatgactatattcggaatacatgcctacattacattgatgaattggagctagttttgtgtcaccctatgttatggctattacatgatgaactgcatccggcataattatccatcactgatccggtgcctacgagttttccatatattggttctcgcttatttactttcccgctgctactgttacaatcactacaaaataccaaaaacattacttttgttgtctttacttttgttgccgctaccaccactatcatattactttgctactaaacactttgctgcaaatactaagtttccaggtgtggtttaattgacaactcagctactaatacttgagaatattcttcggctcctcttgtgtcgaatcaataaatttgggttgaatactctaccctcgaaagctgttgtgatcccctatacttgtgggttatcaaagatgacatgatgtagagggatatactcatgcaatatgatataaaccccatctttttatcctcgatggcaacaatacaatacataccggtaccctttctgtcactgggatcgaacaacgcaagattgaacccaaagctaagcacttctcccatggcaagaaagattaatctagtaggccaaaccaaactgataattcgaagagacttgcaaagataaaccaatcatacataaaagaattcagaggagaatcaaatattgttcatagataatctggatcataaacccacaattcatcggatctcaacaaacacactgcaaaagaagattacatcgaatagatctccaagagaatcgaggagaactttgtattgagatccaaagatagagaagaagccatctagctaataactatggacccataggtctgaagtaaactactcacacatcactggagaggccatggagttgatgtagaggccctccgtgatcaatgccccctccggtggagctccggaaaatgccccgagatgggatctctcgagtacagaaggttgcggcggtggaattaggttttcgtggtgctcctggatgtttggagGGGggacatggatatatataggaggaagaagtatgtcggtggagcagtggagggcccacgagggtggagggcgcgccccctgcctcgtgccttcctcccttgtttcttgacggccactccaagtctcctggatcacatttgttgagaaaatcacgttcccgaaggtttcgttccgtttggactccgtttgatattccttttcttcgaaaccctaaaataggcaaaaaaaacagcaatttgggtcgggcctccgattagtaggttagtcccaaaaaatgatataaatgtgtaaaataaagcccattaacatccaaaatagataatataatagcatggagcaatcaaaaattatagatacgttggagacgtatcaaaccgCGTCCCTCTTCGCCATCTGTGCTTTCTCTAGAGGGATTCCCCAACCACCGTTGGGTCCTCGTGCCCACGCCGACGAGGATGTGGACGCCCAAATCTGAGGTGCAAGGCGCACGCCGCGACCAATAGCGAGCGAGAGAGAGGACAACGGCGGGGGACGCACTGTCCATGCACCGGGCCAGCTCCTCGCGACGGTCCTCTAACGCTCCCTCACGACCACAGAGACCGTTACACGACGGAACCCCCGCAAAAATGCCAAAGAGATCCGGCTCACCATTGAGCAGTTGGAGGGAGAGACTACGGTGGATGCAGCGGCCAAGGCGAAGGATGCCCGATTATCCAAGACGTAGGAGTGCGTGGTGCGGAGGATGGCCGACGTCATCAGCTACGACAATGACTCTGACCCGATCGATGACTCCCACGGCTCCAGATCCAATGGCGACGCCCCTCCAGCCGTTGATGCCTACACGGAGGGGTACAACCGCATCGGCGACCACAAGGGGAAGGGACCGGTGAGGAAATTGTGATTTCCTCCGCCTTTCATTGTTTAGCTAAGTTATATTAAGTTTATCTAAGTATATCTGTGTCCGCTCGACTATGAACTATATATTTTGGACAGGTGAACTATGATGTTTATATATCCCCGTATGCAATTTCGTTGGTCCAACATGTCTGTTTGATGCTTAGTTTGGTATGATCATTTGTGTACTATCATTCATGTTGCATCAACTGAATGAATTTGGGGTGTCGGATTTGAGATACACGGATGTGGACGCGGCCATTTGAGGGTTGACCGTACATTGTTTGCGGATGTGCTCGAGTTTTAGATGCTCACGGGGCGTGCTCGGCCAGCTCAAAGTCTAGTGGCAGGCCAGGCCACTAGCAAGCTTGTCCAGCTCGGAGTCCTCGAGGGCCTCATCATCCTCcttggccacctcctcctcctcctcattcACTGCGGGCAATGGCATTGGAGCACACATGTGCAGGGGCACTAGAGAACGCACACAGGCGGCAAAGCACGACCGGCGGCGTTGGTCATGCTCATCGTAGAACCACGTATCCCAGTACGGGGAGTCCTCGGTGAAACCCAGGTCATGGCGGAGGCCGTCGGGGAGCTGGGTGTGATGGTGGAGGATCTCCGCCTCCCGCAGTGACCGGAGGCCGGAAAGGCTAGCACTGGAACCCTTTTCGGGTTCAAATGCCAGTCGTTCGACAGTTCCGCGTCCGGCCAGGGTACGGGGATGGCATGCTTCCAGTAGCATTGGTATGTCGCAACGAGCACATACATGCGGTCGCTTGCCGGTGACGCAACCCCCAGCGATGCTATGGTGAAGGGTGCCACGCGGCGTTGTCCCGAGGAGGAGCCGACCTCGTGGTTGTGCGCTCCGGGTGTCCACCTCTACATCATTTTGCACCGACGGGTGGGCGATACCTAGGGTTTGATTGTCGAGCAGCGGGAACGGGAGGCAAAGGGAGGGAGAGGAGTAGGTGTGGATGCCCCATGCACGCGTGGCATTTCAAAAGGGCCAGGCGGGGGTGGTTGGGTGGATAGCGCGTGGGCCCAGGGCGGACACATATCCGTTTGCTGTCAAATTTTGTCGACAAGGGGAATATATTAATATCGCAGATATATCAATTACAGTCAGCCTCTGCAACAATGCAATGTCATAAAGACATTACGGATGCACACAGCCAAAtgacaaaaagaagaagaagaagaaaaagaaagatcCCGCTAGAGCGATCAATTCCTTGTATCTGTAGCACGAACCACCACCTAGACAACATCTAAAGTCTAAATTCTCCAAAAGCTACACCTCCAAGAAGGAAACAGTGCACAAACAATGTTATTGCTTGATTCTAGATTTTAGTTTTTCACGCTGGAGAAGATCGCGCTCTCAAAACAATGCTTTCAACAAGGTCGCTATCAGACACAACCAATTAAGGCCAGGCCTGGGGTTTTCACCCTGAAAGCTAAGACTCTGTACTCCGCCAGTGCTGCCGCCCCCACTTGCTGATGGTGCTGCTACGAGTCACGAATCACCAAGTAAATTCCTCATCGCCACGAGGACTCAATCCGCCATTACTAGGCCTCAGACCTTAGCCTCCATGACGTTCTCCGCCACTGTCGTCACCATGGAAATTGAAATACCGACATGTCCCATAATGTCAACAGACAATGAAGCTTCGCGTCACGCCCTCCTGAAGCCACACAGTCCAAATTTAAAGTGGGTTTGCGTGTCCCAGAGATACGAAGCAGATAGAATGGCCAAATATGTTGTTGTGTTAGATCCTACTTTTTAGCCATCTAGATCCAAACGTATACGACCGGATGAAATGTGTCCCCCGaagttagggcatctccaaggCGGACCAGCATACCGCCCGTATCCGTCCGGACCGCGCTGCCGGACAGCGGAAGTCATCCAACGCGGTCCTATATCGGTCCACGGGGCAGTCCGGACGCATTTTCTCCCGCAAATTGGAGACAAAGTGGGGGAGGTTTGCGGGAGTCCGGACACCCAAAATGTAGGACTCCGACACCCCCAGCCCAGCCAAGCCACCCTCCCGGTCCCATTTCCTTCcactccgcatcatctcccccttACTTTGCATCCGCACTCCTCCACCTCTGTCGTCACTGTTGTACGTCTCCGGCTGCCACAGAGGCATTGCCGGAGTCCGCAACCAGCAACGACTCGTCCGCTTCACAGAGCTGTCCATCTTGGAGTCGTTTGTACCTAGGTACACTCCCCCCTCCGTCCACGGCCTCCATGGCGGACACCACGCCCGACAGGTGTTCGATCAAATGCCATTTAGCTTATTTTCAAATGCTATGTCATTTTTTATAGTACGAAGGATGGTGAGCTACTCGACCATGGAGGATGAGTTGTTGTGTGATGCGTGGCTGACCATATCCGCGGATTTCATAGGCGAGCAGAGGGGGAGCCCTTCTGGGAGCAAGTGCATGAAAGTTTCACGCACAAAAGCACATTGCGCCCTATGACATGTACATCATTCAACCACGCAACATGAGGTCGTTGTCGTATCGCTGACACGCTATTCAGATCAGCGTCACCAAGTTCTGCGACGTGGTTCGTCAGCTCGAGGCAAGCTGGCCATTGCACGAGGCAGAGGACAAGATCATAAGTTTTACTTCCTCTTGCTCAACTTGTTATTTGATCATTCACTCAATGTTGGTCTACACATATTATGTAGCCCACAGTGCTGCCGTGCTGTATCACAAGACAGAAGGACGACCATTTATGTGCATAGACTGTTGGATGAAGCTGTAGGGAGAGCATGTGTGGAACGACATGAACCGTTCATAAAGAACTTGTTGGACATCCGGGATCTGGTGGAATTAAAGACATTGTTGTATTAGACTTAATTTGCATGGTTGTATGGATGATTTATGCTATTTTCTATCCGAATTTTGATAAATATCGGTCGGGTTGCATGAATCTCGTCCTGTTAGTTAAAAGGTAGTTTGAAATGTATGCGGCTACAGTTAAATGACTTTTTCTCGCATCCGTGTCTGCGGATTAGCCCCTCTGTTTTTGAGGAACGCGGGAGGAAATTTGCTGGTTATTATTGGAGATCCTCTTACCCCTAAGCACCAGTGCGACGTACAAAATTTGTTATTGAGCGCGGAAACAGTAGACGTGGAGGCCTGCTAGTGGCCACTTGGTCGGTGATGCCTTGTCAGACTCGCAGCAGGTGGTGCGTCGGCCCTTGCGTGCAGCATCCGGCGTGGAGCTGACGCCTCATCCTGTCATCCATGTGCTCTCTCCCGCAAATCGCCACCGCCTAATCCTGTTTTGGGCTTCCCTGCCTGCCACAACTGTTAACAATCACAAGGAGAAtgttcaaaaaaataaaagaatcAGCAAGGCATCATataaaaaaaatgtaaaatcaagGAAGCATGCAATGATTCAATTACCTCCTACTCCATGTTCTCCATGATCATATGTCCTATCCAACCCATTGCCATCAATCCTTGTCTAGCTAGTACTGTATTAAATATGTGGAGAGATGAATTATTGGACCCAAAAAAGCAAGCCAAGCTTCGTATTGTTTTGTTTGGTTTAACGCTAGATGTAGCTAGCAGCCTGAGGATTAAGAAATACCAATGCGAAATGACCATGGTGTCATCAAATCCTACAGTCACCAAAGAACTAATCGTCCCCAAAACCAAGCTGATATAAATCTGACGTGATCAGAAGTGAATACTAAATCCGACTGTCAAAACAACACATCTGTGGTTCTTGAGAGGTCATAGTGCCAAATATTGTAATAGTTTATATTATTTTATTCTTGTGATGAAGAGGTCATCATTCTTTGATGAACTGCCGTTTTCACAAACCAAATCATATTTGCCCAGTAAACCAAGTAATTTACTTGGgaacaaaaaataaataaaaagaactCGGCAACACCACGTTTATGATTCAGAAGCTGTAGGTTTTGCACATGGATGCTCCCTCGTGGCTTTTGTTTTGTCTCTGCTCCGTTAATGCTTTGATAGTGAAACCCGATCCATTTTCTTGATGGGACGAAAAAAATTAAAAAGCGCCAAGAAATACTGGAGGTGATCGCAGAAACAAGTGGCTGGAGGAACTTTACACTTCAGCACAAGATAAAATAAGAAGATGTTTTCACAGAAAAACATATAAAATGGATAAAAACGCTTCGTTTTCTTTAAAGAAGCAGAGTCAGCAAAGAAAACGATGGTCTCCTTTGCCCCGTAGGAAGCAGAGCAACCCGACCAGGCATCCATGGCAGCCTCGCCCTCCCTCATAGATGCATGGGGTGCCCCCGCGCCGTGCGGGCGTGTCGGTCGGCGTGTGTTGCGACCGTGGCGATCTGCCTCCTCCCGGTATTATTGCCGCTGGTGCTCCTCTGGCTGCCGCTTCTCTccttcgccgtcgccgtcgtccGGTTCCGCCGCCGGCGGAGGAGAATGATGATGACTAGGGGCGGCTGCTGCTTTCACGGCGGTGATCGATCGCCTCCGCCAGAAAGTGAGCCGGATGGCCACCGGGTGGCGCGGCTGCACAAGTACCTCGAGGACCAGATGGAGCTagtggaggaggaggccgggggcGCCATGGCGGCCGTGCTTGCCAGAAATCCATGGGCAGCGTAAGGAAAGAAACCCGTGCTTTCTTGCCGGAAACTTTTCCCCCTTTTCGCTCGACTTTTCTGGCTCCGGCAGATGTTGCTCGCGAGGTTAGTAGCAAGGCGCCGAGAACTTCGTCTCTTGATTAGAGGTTGTTGGATTGATATGTTAGCTGGAATGGTTGGAGTTCTTGTTGATTTCATCTCAGCCCATGTATCTTCCACTTATAATTTTTTGAGTTGGCGAGTCCGTCTACTATCTCCTCAGTATTTCTCCTCTCAACTCTGACAAATGAGACCATACAAATGTACAAGTTGAGCAAGAAACGATGTGCTTTTGGTCGTGCTTAATCCCCGTCACCAATCTTGCTCCCCGGTTGTCAGAATTGTATGAGATTATGATTGCACGAAGTATTGCTCTTCGTACATAGACACGTATATATGATGTACAAAGATGCGTCACGGATCTCAACTATACAAGAAACTAGGAGACTGGCCAAATACACAATATGCACATCACACATATACTCAACACCCCCCGCAGTCCAAGCGGCACCGCGGTTGACGCAAAGACTGGACCAGAACTCTTTAAATGACGCTGTAGGCAAGCCCTTGGTCATGATATCCGCAAATTG encodes:
- the LOC125553586 gene encoding uncharacterized protein LOC125553586, whose protein sequence is MGCPRAVRACRSACVATVAICLLPVLLPLVLLWLPLLSFAVAVVRFRRRRRRMMMTRGGCCFHGGDRSPPPESEPDGHRVARLHKYLEDQMELVEEEAGGAMAAVLARNPWAA